The genomic segment GCCTCCCCCTGGTGGTCTGGTTGACATGAGACCACGTCCGGGAGCTACACTGGTGAGACAAACAAGATTTATGCATCCATGCATTGCTTTCACATGCAACACGGATCCTGGCGGTTCTGCGTTTTAGAGATAAGAGCATAATCGATTGTAAAGCAAGCGTAACAGACTCTGTTTAATATCAGCACATCACAGTTGACTGTTTCATCCTTTTAACTGGCCAAAGGCAAACATTCTGCAGATACGGGACAATTGTAAATGTCTATACTGTAAATCatttctggtgtgtgtgtgtgtgtgcgcgtgtgtgtgtgtgtttacagccTTATGGACAACCTGGTCAGAATGACATTCACAAGCAGCCTCTGCCACCTCTGCCAGGTGAGCTCCTTTTGCCCTTGAGGCAGCAGATGGCGTGTGCCAAGGTTATCATTCAGATGCAGAATGAAGAGTGAAAGATGAAATATACGAAGCATAAGCTAAATTTAAGCGCATGCTTTTTAGTAGGTGCCAAGGAAGGAGGGCGAGAGATGTTTGATGACCCTTCTTACGTCAATGTGgataagccccgccccccagtTGCCGCCAATGGAAACACTCACAGAGATGCTTTCGACATGAGTAAGTTACTCTTTACTCGAACCACAGCACTTACTATATGTCACTCACCTTCAAAGTAATTGTACAAAATGGATATGAcataatttctttattttatttacgcATTTGTTCAAGATAAAATTGCTACTTTCAAGGATGTTTATGCCAAAATAGTAAATCAATCAACTATGGGACGCATAATCAAATGATACTGAACATACAGCTGGTAATGGATATTCTACACGTTTAAGGACAGACCGAAAGTCTGACTTAAAGGCACCTTTTACCATCCCACTTAGATTTCCACATCTCGTGAATAGTGccagaaaatacattaaaaaaattgtaaatggaGTCAATACATCTTGTCCTCCTAATACAAGCATAAATCCCAATTGTCTTTAAAGAGCCATTTGATGATGCCCTCGGGGGCTCCGTGACAGCAGCGCCCCCTCTGGTGGAGCAGCTACAGTGCGAGACTTGGTTCCATGGCAGTTTAAGTCGCAGGGAGGCGGAGAGGCTGCTGGGCCGCGATGGAGACTTTCTAGTGCGGGAGTCGGGAACCACGCCGGGGCAGTACGTGCTCACGGGGCAGCAGGGCGGTCAGCCCAAACACCTGCTCCTCGTCGACCCGGAGGGAGTGGTGAGTCCCGAGGGAAACACGGGAATCTTGCATGCAGTTCCAAAtaaaccctttcggggacaacaGTTACGGCAGTgtgcatcaaaaataaatatttcgcCAACATTTTGGCATTCGAAGCACAAATTGAAGAGCAACATGACACCTGCATGTGTACGACATGCTGCCAATAAATGGCTGTGATAGAACAAGCGCTTCACATTTTCAGTAGATTGCAATACAGTGCATGCAGTAACAAGGTCCTTTGGAATAGTGCAGAGGTTTGGTTTTCCTCACTATGAAGGCgataaatcaattttaaatgtgaaaagaatGCAAATGTGGAGTATTTTCATGAATACACATTTTCACTGGGTTTTGCGATTGGTCATTTGCGGCCAGAACACATCCTGTGAAAATGACTAACTTCTCAAATTTGCCAGGATATGAAAGATGTAGATTCACCAACATATGTTATGTGCTCACAGGTTCGTACAAAAGACCATCGGTTCGAGAGCGTGAGTCACCTGATCAGTTACCACATGGACAACAGACTCCCCATCGTTTCGGCGGGAAGTGAAGTGTGTCTGCAACAGCCGGTGGAGCGCCgagcctgaaagaaaaaaaacaaacaaacatattcgGCTCCACCAAATACAACCACAGGAATACACACAACAAcaccaaaagaagaaaaaaaaggaaaataaaggtGTGCAAAATCTCTGACATGCTGCTGTTGTAAAACCAAACTGTGAACTGCAGTCCCAATTATCTGGCAAGCGACCCTGAAGCACTGCTGCATCGTCTCCACAGTCTACCGTGAAGCAGGGAGCAAAGTCCAGGAAACTAAATGCAACTTCAAAAGAAGTCAACCATGGAAAACAGGTCTTAATTTGTaatcattcaaaaaaacaaaaaggaacgtGGAAAATAGCAGCATGAATAGAACATGAACTTGCATGCTTTCATTGTGATTTCCATCCTTGAACGTGTTGCTGGGCAGAAAAAcaagctttgttttattttatttatgcatatatatatatatatatatatgtgtgtgtgtgtgggtgtatatatgtatgtatgtgtgtgtacaaattcaaaaaaacttCAAAAGCAGCCTTGAAGACCCtaaccactccccccccccccccttatggACTGttgaaattgtaaaaaatgggggggaaaagcaTGTATGCAAAACTGGGACTGCTATGCCAATGATcatgttcattttgtttaaaaaaaaatctttctttttatgatttttttttctcgcgacaTACTGGACTAGGAGTGATTACACAACACCTGTCATGCCAAAGAACAGCAGAGGATTTGCGCGGGGAGTCTAATTAGCAACAACGCAATGCATATttccaaatgtattttgtatCGTGATCTTGGATGCATCACCCGTAGATAATTGTGCAATGATGTCACCAGAGAGCTTAGTAATAATGAGTGGAGATGCTTTTCGGTTACTAGACACgagaatacagtggaacctccaataATATGAATGGTTTACGTGGTCGAACATAGAACCTCGGTGACAATCACAGCAAGTATGAAAAGAAGTCAAAAACTGAATTCTCAATGTATTGAGTCCAGCAATGGAGGGAACAGAACTGGGAATACAGTCGCCTAGTGCACTTTATAGTGCAGTTACATTCGCATCTACTTATTCACTGAAAATTGTGTTGTTGATTGTGGGCAGCACAGTGCGCTATGGttggcatgtctgcctcacagttgagaGATTCTGGGTTCCAATCTTGGCTCCAGTCTTGctatgtggactttgcatgttcttccatcTTCTGcatcctgcaaaaaaaatcatgttgggTTCAAAATTGTCTCTTATGTTTGGACGTTTTTGTCTATacatgattggctggcgaccagaaCAGGGTGTGCATGTACCCTCGCAGGCTCCACCTAACCCGTGACCTTACCgaggccaaaaaataaaatggctgttCTGTCGTTTTGAATGTGATGGGAGGATCCGTATCTGAATGTTCCACCACAATCAACTCCGCACAGACAAAATGAATAATGGTCCCTTCACTGAATAATTCAAACATCCCTGTTAGCATATCTGCATGTTCTGCACATatatgcatgttttgttttcctcgcCGAGTACGCACATTCCAAGACCATGTATGTTGGCGTCATTTAAATTGACcataggtatgaatgtgaggTGAACACTTGTTTATGTATATGGACCCTATACAACTGGTGTGTGTGACCAGGCCAGGATGTACCCTGACTcgcacccaaagtcagctagaaTAGTCTCCAGCTCACAACCCATATGAGAAAACCGCCCTCTAGAAATTGGATAGATGGATGCAATTCATTGTACCGTGCAGCCATTTCTTGTTCGTATCACACTTGGTAAGACTTTGaggagcatttaattgttctgcctgtcactactTCATTGGCAAAGGCGAACAACAAAGAGACATCGTTTGTTGTCAGTAATTAAGCAGAATTTGACCCAATGATGAGAATCACTAATTTAGATGCTGACCCATTTTATGCAAAAAAGCCACCCGACGTTTAGGAtattggaggttccactgtatgtcTGCGTTGACAATCTATTGGCTCCCGTGTAAATCTGCAGACAAGAATGTAAAGGTAACGCGATGGATTTTTGCCAATGCTGCACGTGTCATTCGGACTAGATGTATACTAGAGtgtgatttgtttctttttaacagAAGGAACCAGAAAGCCAAATGTCACTCCACGGTCCGCTGTTGTCATCGCCGCCGTCAGCGGTTCATGTTCTAGTTGTTTTGCAATCTCTTTGTGCCTTGTTTCTTCAATGCAGTCACAagagacatgaaaaaaaagcgcATGTCGGTAAACATGCTGTTCCAGTGATGGCAATTGCTTCTGATGCATGCAATGAGCTAGCTTGTACAGTCACAGATACTTGATGTCACctgttatttttggggggagggtggcgggggggggtggggtgggggatttCCTGAGCATCAGGAAATAACCTTGACTATTTTACGAACCTGATGAGTAGCTCACAGGGAGCTTTAGATGGAGAGGTGGAACGTGTTGATATTTgagaagggatttttttttgtttgttttttgtcacacGGTAGCTCAAACTGTACCTGTGGTAGCTCAAACTGTACCTGCCtggacgcacacacgcactgctTTAGGTCCAGGCTGCGATAGTAGACCCGCACCATTCGTCAAGTGGTTTTGTGTCCATCACAGCTGCCTTTGTTGCATgattacaaaataattttttacatttagtaaggtggggatgtttttttgtatgtgtgtcggTGGTGGTGACAATGTGACTTGATGATTTGtgtctttgggaaaaaaaagccaaatgttcctcccaaaaaacaattgtacacaggtgattagatttttttaaatgtgtttttgttttaatacttGTCCATAGGGAAAATATATGTTTACATCTGTAACTGAAAGTCTAGATtgcatatataaataaatgcatatatTATTCATTGATTTTGGTAGCACTTTTGAATTCCTGCTTGTAAAGTCACGAAAGCTAAACAGGGCTGTTTATAAaatggaagtcaagtcaaaacacTCTGATGTAATTTTTCGTCTACACAAAAAAGGTCGCCCCTCCTGAGATGGATGAGAATGGGcggatttttttaattaatggtaattttCCACGAGCGCAAcatgaatcagaatgccgtgacATCGCCAACTACTGGCCTGGCATATATATTACAGCATTTTTAGTACTGTATAAAGGAAGACTCATGAAGAAACTTTTTGATACAGTTTTCTTCAATtgatcttgttttattttgataacAAGCTGGTGTCTGAGGAATCCAAAATGGTGAATGCCCAAAGCTACCGActaagaatgaaaaataaaggtCATAAGCTTGGGTACAATTTTAAATTGGGCAATTGAACTAAACATTTTAGATTTTGCTATTGTGAAAACTGGCTATCCTGCATgtcacaacaaagaaaaatgaatttACAGCATTATTCTCccttgcatccccccccccccgccccccaaacccAAGCTGCTAGAATGCATCATCAATTGGCCTGTCACACTGTCCTCAACAAAGCCTTGCATGGAACTGTCATGCACTGGAACTCTCCTCTTTGTGAAGAGCTTTTAACAGTACGGTGCTGATTCAGGGGTGTTGTCAGTGGACAAGGAGAGATGGCGTGGAAGGACATACAGTAAACAAGCAGAAGAGTCGAGAAGAAGGACTGCGTACGAGGACCGGGAAGGAAGTGCACCAGCACTTGCATGAGTCCAATCCTGCCCCACCTGTCAGAGATCGCTTCCCATTTCATTCACTCCTTGACCCCGTTCCTGCCCGGAGCCATGCATCCTCAGCGTCCTCTTCCCCAGGCCATGCCTGCATCTTCGTCTTCTTCATCCTCTCTAGGGCAGCAGCTGAGAGAAATGGCAATGGGTCTCGGCCGCGGAAAGAACTTGCTCGGAGGGAACGCAGCCTACGGATTTGTGCAGTCGCTGAAGGAGTGCCTCTACTTCCTGCTTTGCTGCTGGTGCATCAAGGAGATACTGGACTAGAACAAAGTTGATGGAGTCGGCACGATGCAGTTGGAgtgatttttgtcttttgctATTTAAACAGAGGCAAGAGATGCTTCAAAAACAAAGGCAAGTATGACAAACTCCCAAGGAAGctcaaattttcattttattgttttaagattaagaaaacctttattagtctcgcaatggagaaattacagattcacagcagcaaagttatgaaaggaagaagtagaacaacatcattagaacaaaaaaggaaaagtgaAATGCAAGTACCGTACAATTAATTGCAAGAACTGTGATCCAATGTTCATATTCGTAAAATAGCATTAAATCGTAAACAGTGTTAACTAAGTCTTCAGTACAGTGAACTGCatcaataaaatgacaattaaaTTAATATGTCCATTTTACTCGATGTTCACATTATTTgcgttttaactgaaaaaaatgaatattaaacaaaaacagattcacattttacattttagtttttctaaaaaatgtaatttaagatTTACACAGATGTAAATAAGAATATAATGTTGATGATCATTCTTTAATAccacaaatagtttttttaaccaaataaCATTTTATCTCTTTATTTTTGAATACAGTCAAGTAAAAATGTTATAAAAGCATTCATTGAaaatcttttacattttttgctaGTATTAAATTCTTATCTTAAATGTAACTAACTTACGTAAATAAAAGTGAGAAAACACGTATTAAATGTTATAAAATACATCAAATACACATTATTCTAAAACAAgttttcaaatttaaattttcaataatattttaatttcattattGTAGTATAGTTAGAATGAAATTctgaattcatttttgttttatttgataaCCCCACTCATTACAATCCTCTCCTCCTGTTTGCCTTTGTCTAATTCGTGACAAAAATGATACATAACTTACATTCCTTTGAATTTAACTCCCCCTATCTTAAATGAACccattaatattaataatctATTCCTGTTTCCCTTTTGTAGGATGCTGTTGGTTTTTCCCTGGACACATTTACAAGCTTGCTGATGTGGAGCTCATGATTGTGACTGTGTGGGGACTCCTTGATCAGAATAAACGACTTCATCAGTGGAATCATTTACCTTCtatgtttgcattattgttttTCAACTACTACAAACTACTGTATGCTTTAGTTGACAGGGTATTCCAGGTTTCTTCGGGAGCCTTTTTGAGTGACTTACGTAAATGTGCTAAGTAGTATAGAATTCATATTTATATTTGCCGGTGAGCAAGCTGCATTGTAGACAGCGTCACCTGCCAAGTGTCAATCAACCTGAAAACTTCCCCAAACACACTCGGAGCGAGGACTCACTGCGATTGGCCGTTCCGGAGGAGAAGAGGCGGGACTTCATA from the Hippocampus zosterae strain Florida chromosome 5, ASM2543408v3, whole genome shotgun sequence genome contains:
- the lenep gene encoding lens epithelial cell protein LEP503; its protein translation is MSPILPHLSEIASHFIHSLTPFLPGAMHPQRPLPQAMPASSSSSSSLGQQLREMAMGLGRGKNLLGGNAAYGFVQSLKECLYFLLCCWCIKEILD